One genomic window of Oceanotoga teriensis includes the following:
- a CDS encoding PRD domain-containing protein — protein MIKIKKVLNSSVVLVSNEKQKEYILLGKGIGYGKKSGSKVEESEADQIFIPIDNLRTKEIIDFFGNIPSVYINITQKVVKFAEEKLKTKLNTGIYITLMDHLNFAVERYNKKMIIKNRVYWEIKNYYPSEFEIGIFTLELLDKEFNIKMPFEEAANIAFHIINAQGEYQENRDGMMYAEMISGITNIVKYNLNSDIDSKNIHYIRFITHVKFFVERFFANKMLKDKDKTLFKQISESYPKSMEISFKIKEYIEKKYDKEMSKDELTYLAIHIHRLIMANK, from the coding sequence ATGATAAAAATAAAAAAAGTTTTAAATTCAAGTGTAGTACTTGTAAGTAATGAAAAACAAAAAGAATATATTTTATTAGGAAAAGGAATAGGTTATGGTAAAAAATCAGGTTCTAAAGTTGAAGAATCAGAAGCAGATCAAATATTTATACCTATTGACAATCTAAGAACAAAAGAAATAATTGACTTTTTTGGAAATATTCCCTCTGTATATATAAATATTACTCAAAAAGTAGTAAAATTTGCTGAAGAAAAATTAAAAACCAAACTTAATACAGGAATTTATATAACTCTTATGGATCACTTAAATTTTGCTGTTGAGCGTTATAATAAAAAAATGATAATAAAAAATAGAGTTTATTGGGAAATAAAAAATTATTATCCAAGTGAATTTGAAATAGGGATATTTACGTTAGAATTATTAGACAAAGAGTTTAATATAAAAATGCCATTTGAAGAAGCTGCAAATATAGCTTTTCATATAATAAATGCACAGGGAGAATATCAAGAAAATCGAGATGGAATGATGTATGCCGAAATGATATCTGGTATAACGAATATTGTGAAATATAATTTGAATTCTGATATAGATAGCAAAAATATTCATTATATAAGATTTATAACTCATGTAAAATTTTTCGTTGAAAGATTTTTTGCAAATAAAATGTTAAAAGATAAAGATAAAACTCTTTTTAAACAAATATCTGAATCCTATCCTAAATCTATGGAAATATCATTCAAAATTAAAGAATATATAGAAAAAAAATATGATAAAGAAATGTCTAAAGATGAACTTACATATCTCGCAATACACATACATAGGCTAATAATGGCTAATAAATAA
- a CDS encoding DUF2326 domain-containing protein produces MFIKNLKISKENEIIRELKFQAGLNLIIDKTPANVEQLTGNNVGKTTVLKLIDFCLGAKPKVIYSDTENKKEEYKLVKDYLIDNEILVTLVLVEDLSNEDSIQIKIERNFLSRKKAIRRINDKDILEQDFEDELQRLIIPQQKSDKPTFRQIISHNIRYKDENINNTLKTLNKYTSDVEYEALYLFLLGCKFEDGSKKQSLLTKMDQEKTFKQRLEKKETKSAYEMLLSIIEDEIDDLNKRKSNLNLNENFEQDLEELNFIKYRINKSSSEISKLKIRENLIEEAELEMKQNISKIDLRQLEIIYKEATKNISGIQKKFEDLVAYHNKMLVEKTKFITAELPLLKEKIKQEEMKLTELLKKEKELSEKIAKSDSFEELEKIIRELNKKHALKGEYESSITQFEEVEININELNKKIEEIDNLLFSGDFEEVIKVQVKKFNKYFSDISYKLYGEKYALKYDKIKNKKNQLIYKFSAFNTNLSSGKKQGEILCFDLAYVLFADEERIPCLHFLLNDKKELMHDNQLIEVSKFVKEKNIQLVVSILKDKLPTELLDSGNIVVELSQESKLFKIEESE; encoded by the coding sequence ATGTTCATAAAAAATTTGAAAATATCAAAAGAAAATGAAATTATTAGAGAACTGAAATTTCAAGCGGGGTTAAATTTAATTATAGATAAAACACCAGCAAATGTAGAACAATTAACCGGGAATAATGTTGGTAAGACTACAGTTTTAAAATTAATAGATTTTTGTTTGGGAGCAAAACCAAAGGTTATATATTCAGATACGGAAAATAAAAAAGAAGAATATAAGTTAGTTAAAGACTACCTAATTGATAATGAAATTTTGGTGACTCTAGTTTTAGTTGAAGATTTATCTAATGAAGATTCTATACAAATTAAAATTGAAAGAAATTTTCTTTCCAGAAAGAAAGCCATTAGACGAATAAATGACAAAGATATATTAGAACAGGATTTTGAAGATGAATTACAGAGGCTTATTATACCTCAACAAAAATCGGATAAACCAACATTCAGGCAGATAATATCTCATAATATAAGGTATAAAGATGAAAATATCAATAATACATTAAAAACGTTAAATAAATATACATCCGATGTTGAATACGAAGCATTATACTTATTTTTATTGGGGTGTAAATTCGAAGATGGATCAAAAAAACAATCATTATTAACTAAGATGGATCAAGAAAAAACTTTTAAACAAAGGCTTGAAAAAAAAGAAACAAAATCAGCTTATGAAATGTTATTATCAATTATTGAAGATGAAATCGATGATTTAAATAAAAGAAAATCGAATTTAAATTTAAACGAAAATTTTGAACAGGATTTAGAGGAGTTAAATTTTATTAAATACAGAATTAATAAAAGTAGTTCTGAAATTAGTAAATTAAAAATAAGAGAAAATCTTATAGAAGAAGCTGAGTTGGAGATGAAGCAAAATATTTCAAAAATTGATTTAAGACAACTTGAAATAATTTATAAGGAAGCAACGAAGAATATTTCGGGTATACAGAAGAAATTTGAAGATCTAGTTGCATATCATAATAAAATGTTAGTTGAAAAAACCAAATTTATTACTGCTGAATTACCTTTATTAAAAGAGAAAATAAAACAAGAAGAAATGAAATTAACAGAGCTATTAAAAAAAGAGAAAGAGTTATCAGAAAAAATTGCAAAAAGTGATTCTTTTGAAGAACTTGAAAAAATTATTCGAGAATTAAATAAAAAACATGCATTAAAAGGTGAATATGAAAGTTCTATTACACAATTTGAAGAGGTTGAAATTAATATTAATGAATTGAATAAAAAGATAGAAGAAATTGATAATTTACTTTTTTCCGGTGATTTTGAAGAGGTAATAAAAGTTCAAGTGAAAAAATTTAATAAATATTTTTCAGATATTTCTTATAAACTGTATGGAGAAAAATATGCTTTAAAATACGATAAGATAAAAAACAAGAAAAATCAACTAATTTATAAATTTAGCGCTTTTAATACTAATCTTAGTTCAGGAAAAAAACAAGGTGAGATTTTGTGTTTTGATTTAGCATATGTTTTATTTGCCGATGAAGAAAGAATACCTTGTTTACATTTTTTATTAAACGATAAAAAAGAATTGATGCATGATAATCAATTAATTGAAGTTTCAAAATTTGTGAAAGAAAAAAATATTCAGCTTGTAGTATCTATTTTAAAAGATAAATTACCAACCGAACTCTTAGATAGTGGCAATATAGTGGTAGAGCTTTCTCAAGAAAGTAAATTATTTAAAATTGAAGAAAGTGAATGA
- a CDS encoding carboxylesterase family protein: protein MNNQIKWNCPSGEIIGWKDEGVLRATGIKYANANRFEKPKVISNYKEVILANKWSPFCPQNEDTLTIDQFKINLTRPVEMDENCQYLSVTIPDADNKNKKLPVMVWIHGGSYVSGGGDYEIYDPKQFVIDHNVIVVSITYRLGIFGYLGDGVNKPANLGLLDQIEALKWIKSNIIGFGGDPNNITLFGESAGGDSVAHLLISEGTEDLFNRAIIESAPFGIMKKRQKMTMDMLELTKGITKDTSVEEIITLQKEIPSKLSDHGLKGNMPFGVQYGYYPLPSEDELVDSWKKASDSFDIMVGYNYREISTFADIIPFMIKNKKIPLIGNLINEIVIDILTYLIYKKDAKRFFNIIKNGNKNTYLYEFTWKIPKNKLSGGHTSELIMLFENKEIWQNSKFLEGMTWEDFHKKAKILKNIWFEYANKGIINTGEFGEIIKIIN, encoded by the coding sequence ATGAACAATCAAATAAAATGGAATTGTCCAAGTGGAGAAATAATAGGTTGGAAAGATGAAGGTGTTTTAAGGGCAACAGGGATAAAATATGCGAATGCGAATAGATTTGAAAAACCAAAAGTTATTTCAAATTATAAAGAGGTAATACTTGCGAATAAATGGTCACCTTTTTGTCCACAAAACGAGGATACATTAACTATTGATCAGTTTAAAATAAATTTAACCAGACCTGTTGAAATGGATGAAAATTGTCAGTATTTATCAGTAACAATACCTGATGCTGATAATAAAAACAAAAAATTACCGGTTATGGTTTGGATTCATGGAGGATCTTATGTGAGTGGGGGCGGAGATTATGAAATATATGATCCTAAACAATTTGTAATAGATCATAATGTTATTGTTGTTTCTATAACATATAGACTTGGTATATTCGGCTATTTAGGAGATGGCGTAAATAAACCAGCTAACTTAGGTCTTTTAGATCAAATAGAAGCTTTAAAATGGATTAAATCTAATATTATAGGCTTTGGAGGTGATCCAAATAATATTACTTTATTTGGAGAATCTGCTGGTGGTGATTCAGTTGCACATCTTTTGATTTCTGAAGGAACTGAAGATTTATTTAACAGGGCTATAATAGAAAGTGCTCCATTTGGTATTATGAAAAAGAGACAAAAGATGACAATGGATATGTTAGAATTAACTAAAGGAATAACTAAAGATACATCTGTTGAAGAAATAATTACTTTACAAAAGGAAATACCTTCAAAGTTGTCAGACCATGGCCTTAAAGGAAATATGCCTTTTGGAGTTCAGTATGGATATTATCCTTTACCATCAGAAGATGAATTAGTAGATTCTTGGAAAAAAGCATCTGATTCATTTGACATAATGGTAGGCTATAATTATAGAGAGATTTCAACATTTGCCGATATAATTCCTTTTATGATTAAAAATAAAAAAATTCCATTGATAGGAAATTTGATAAACGAAATTGTAATAGATATTTTGACTTATCTAATATACAAAAAAGATGCAAAACGATTTTTTAATATAATAAAAAATGGAAATAAAAATACTTATTTGTATGAATTCACATGGAAAATTCCTAAAAATAAATTATCTGGTGGACATACAAGTGAATTAATAATGTTATTTGAGAATAAAGAAATTTGGCAAAATTCTAAATTTTTAGAAGGTATGACTTGGGAAGATTTTCATAAAAAAGCTAAAATCTTAAAAAATATATGGTTTGAATATGCCAACAAAGGAATCATAAATACTGGAGAATTTGGAGAAATAATAAAAATAATAAATTAA
- a CDS encoding glycoside hydrolase family 1 protein, with protein sequence MSKGFSKEFLWGGAIAANQSEGAWDEDGKGMSVADVIKFHSKIYVKDYKKQMEITSQQIEEAIKDKSEKKYPKRRGIDFYHKYKEDLALFAEMGFKTLRVSIAWSRIFPTGEEEKPNEKGLEFYEELFTEMKRLKIEPIVTLSHYEMPLELSVKYNGWEDRKIINLFVKYSKTCFKRYKNLVKYWLTFNEIDSIERHPFITAGIIPEQCKNIKQSIYQAFHHQFIASALVTQECHKIIPESQVGCMLTKLTTYPNTCNPEDVEKTLIKNLLNYFPADVQVFGEYPVIIQNMLEKENIIIKKESGDEDILKNNTVDFVSFSYYMSLTESANENSEKTAGNTIFGVKNPYLPSTEWGWQIDPKGLKISLLELYDRYKKPLIIVENGMGAVDKVETDGKIHDDYRKEYFKKHFEQMKEAIEMGVELFGYTSWAPIDIISAGTSQMSKRYGFIYVDQDDYGNGTLKRIKKDSFYWYKKVIESNGEDLE encoded by the coding sequence ATGAGTAAAGGATTTTCTAAAGAATTCCTTTGGGGAGGAGCTATAGCAGCAAATCAATCAGAGGGTGCCTGGGATGAAGATGGAAAAGGAATGTCAGTTGCAGATGTTATAAAATTTCACTCAAAGATCTATGTTAAAGATTATAAAAAACAAATGGAAATAACCTCTCAACAAATAGAAGAAGCAATTAAAGATAAAAGCGAAAAAAAATATCCTAAAAGAAGAGGAATAGATTTTTATCATAAATATAAAGAAGATCTCGCACTTTTTGCAGAAATGGGGTTCAAAACACTTAGAGTTTCAATAGCTTGGAGTAGAATATTTCCAACAGGTGAAGAAGAAAAACCTAATGAAAAAGGGCTTGAATTTTATGAAGAACTTTTCACTGAAATGAAAAGATTGAAGATAGAACCAATAGTAACACTTTCACATTATGAAATGCCACTTGAATTAAGTGTAAAATATAATGGGTGGGAAGATAGAAAAATAATAAATCTTTTTGTAAAATATTCAAAAACATGTTTCAAAAGATACAAAAATCTTGTAAAATATTGGCTCACATTCAATGAAATAGATAGTATAGAAAGACATCCTTTTATAACAGCAGGTATTATACCTGAACAATGTAAAAATATAAAACAATCAATATATCAAGCATTCCATCATCAGTTTATAGCCTCAGCTCTTGTTACACAAGAATGTCATAAAATAATACCAGAAAGTCAGGTCGGATGTATGCTTACAAAACTTACGACATATCCGAATACATGCAATCCTGAAGATGTTGAAAAAACACTTATTAAAAATCTTTTGAATTATTTTCCAGCAGATGTTCAAGTATTTGGAGAATACCCTGTAATCATACAAAACATGCTTGAAAAAGAAAATATAATAATAAAAAAAGAAAGTGGAGATGAAGATATACTAAAAAACAATACAGTTGATTTTGTATCATTTAGTTATTATATGTCACTTACAGAATCAGCAAATGAAAATTCTGAAAAAACTGCAGGTAATACTATTTTTGGAGTAAAAAATCCATACCTTCCTTCAACAGAATGGGGATGGCAAATAGACCCAAAGGGATTAAAAATATCTTTATTGGAGCTCTATGACAGATATAAAAAACCTCTTATAATAGTTGAAAATGGTATGGGAGCTGTAGATAAAGTTGAAACCGATGGTAAAATACATGATGATTATAGAAAAGAATATTTCAAAAAACATTTCGAACAAATGAAAGAAGCTATTGAAATGGGAGTTGAACTTTTTGGATATACGAGTTGGGCTCCCATAGATATAATAAGTGCTGGAACATCTCAAATGTCAAAAAGATATGGTTTTATATATGTTGACCAGGATGACTATGGGAATGGAACACTTAAAAGAATAAAAAAAGATTCTTTTTATTGGTATAAAAAAGTAATAGAAAGTAATGGAGAAGATTTGGAATAG
- a CDS encoding PIN domain-containing protein encodes MLNSCVYNLNNIDFKYLNENDFFIDTNVLFWYHYAFAKYNYNNIKIAEYQKKYPEFIEQFIEKNKNLFTSSINLSELFYRIEMTEYKLYKKNNNNPSLKLKDYRNIEVERNKLKKTLNAIYKEIKNLYTIKDINFTNNNLLEYINEMSTHKCDVYDHAILSFIKSKKLLNVISDDSDFTSISGINVYTLNNKAIKNNNS; translated from the coding sequence ATGTTAAATTCATGTGTTTATAATCTTAATAATATTGATTTTAAATATCTAAACGAAAATGATTTCTTTATTGATACAAATGTTTTATTCTGGTATCATTATGCTTTTGCAAAATATAATTATAATAATATAAAAATTGCTGAATATCAAAAGAAATATCCCGAATTTATTGAACAATTTATAGAAAAAAATAAGAATTTATTTACATCTTCGATAAATTTATCAGAGTTGTTTTATAGAATTGAAATGACAGAATATAAACTTTATAAAAAAAATAATAATAACCCCTCTTTAAAATTAAAAGATTACCGTAACATAGAAGTTGAAAGAAATAAATTAAAAAAAACATTAAATGCAATTTATAAAGAAATTAAAAATTTATACACTATAAAAGATATAAATTTTACAAATAATAATTTACTGGAATATATCAACGAAATGTCTACTCATAAATGTGATGTATATGATCATGCAATTTTATCTTTTATTAAAAGTAAAAAATTATTGAATGTTATTTCAGATGATAGTGATTTTACATCAATTTCTGGAATAAATGTTTATACTTTAAATAATAAAGCTATAAAAAATAACAATTCATAG
- a CDS encoding DUF4332 domain-containing protein: MNIFDNFLISDLPIVLREDSLLKRYYDLIPLSNKLCKAIYDYGIKDTNSFFEKIESVSELKKIVNKTNIASEYFLLLRNMLFFYRFRTVKLKKINSFDKKYISKLESINIKDTGSLIIECKTQENKEKLSNRLEIPVEKINKLANIADIMRLPGVKDIRATLYFDSGFDTLEKISKQDPLEMKNKINEYIKDKNISKSPPFPKEITTQITWAKIYPRIIN; encoded by the coding sequence GTGAATATATTTGATAATTTTTTGATTTCTGATTTACCAATTGTTTTGAGAGAAGATTCTCTATTAAAACGTTATTATGATCTTATTCCATTATCAAATAAATTATGTAAAGCAATATATGATTATGGTATTAAAGATACGAATTCTTTTTTTGAAAAAATAGAATCTGTATCTGAATTAAAAAAAATAGTAAATAAAACAAATATTGCCAGTGAATATTTTTTATTATTAAGAAATATGTTGTTTTTTTATAGATTTAGAACTGTAAAATTAAAAAAAATAAATTCTTTCGATAAAAAATATATTAGTAAATTAGAATCAATCAACATAAAAGATACAGGTTCATTAATTATTGAATGTAAAACTCAAGAAAATAAAGAAAAACTTTCAAATCGCTTAGAAATACCTGTAGAAAAAATAAATAAATTGGCAAATATTGCTGATATTATGAGATTACCGGGAGTAAAAGATATTCGAGCAACCCTTTATTTTGATTCTGGATTTGATACTTTAGAAAAAATATCAAAACAAGATCCATTGGAAATGAAGAATAAAATTAACGAATATATTAAAGATAAAAATATATCTAAATCTCCCCCATTTCCAAAAGAAATAACAACACAAATAACATGGGCAAAAATATATCCGAGAATAATAAATTAA
- a CDS encoding CRISPR-associated protein Cas4, which yields MHIYYFNICKRKLWLFSHNLNFEDENIDVKIGKVIEEESYSSQKKNYMIDNINIDYIKKNKTIHEIKKSNSFEEANIMQIKYYLYILKEYGLDDIKGILEYPKLYIRKEVHLDKNDDIIIEKQIDEIYKIINDKKIPNVIDNKICKKCAYYEYCYV from the coding sequence ATGCATATATATTACTTTAATATCTGCAAAAGAAAACTTTGGCTTTTTTCTCATAATTTAAACTTCGAAGATGAAAATATTGATGTGAAAATAGGTAAAGTGATAGAAGAAGAGTCATATAGTTCTCAAAAAAAGAATTATATGATAGACAACATAAATATAGATTATATAAAAAAGAATAAAACAATACATGAAATAAAAAAAAGCAATTCATTCGAAGAAGCTAATATCATGCAAATCAAATATTATTTGTACATATTAAAAGAATATGGTTTAGATGATATAAAAGGTATATTAGAATATCCAAAGTTATATATAAGAAAAGAAGTACATTTAGATAAAAATGATGATATTATAATAGAAAAACAAATAGATGAAATATATAAAATAATAAATGATAAAAAAATACCTAATGTAATAGATAATAAAATATGTAAAAAATGTGCATATTATGAATATTGCTATGTATAA
- the cas2 gene encoding CRISPR-associated endonuclease Cas2 — protein MYIILIYDINIEEDNKKGQRILNNSFKICKKYLNHVQKSVFEGEIDKAQLEKLHSELNRYIRKDLDSIIVFKSNNPRWLMKDFWGIKEDKTSNFF, from the coding sequence TTGTATATAATATTAATTTATGACATAAATATTGAAGAAGACAATAAAAAAGGTCAAAGAATATTAAATAATTCATTTAAAATATGCAAAAAATATTTAAATCATGTACAAAAATCTGTATTTGAGGGTGAAATAGATAAAGCTCAACTTGAAAAACTTCACTCAGAATTAAATAGATATATAAGAAAAGATTTAGATTCAATAATTGTATTTAAAAGTAATAACCCTAGATGGCTAATGAAAGATTTTTGGGGAATTAAAGAAGATAAAACTTCTAATTTTTTCTAA
- a CDS encoding ABC-three component system protein has protein sequence MNRSYYFNYIENKLQVLSNSVATRGKLNVLDYNIYSETFFANLLNMIFNFNLENMNTFKQNIEGIDLIDNENKIIAQVSSTSTKQKIEKSLEKEIFNNYPGYRFYFISIAREAENLRKMKYKNPNNVLFNPKEDIIDVKSILDNVLNMHIDKQKAFFEFIKKELGEEPDIFKVDTNLATIINILASEKLSEIEEYSDNSFEINRKIEFNSLESVRETIDDYKIFYIKLDEKYTEFDKIGANKSFSVLQAIRKQYVLLQNKEEISEIIFFNIIDNVIDIILKSNNYVEIPYEELEMCVQILVVDAFIRCKIFKNPEGYNHVVTR, from the coding sequence ATGAATAGATCATATTACTTTAATTATATTGAAAATAAATTACAAGTTTTATCTAATAGTGTTGCAACTAGAGGTAAGTTGAATGTTTTAGATTATAATATTTATTCAGAGACATTTTTTGCAAATTTATTAAATATGATTTTTAATTTTAATTTAGAAAATATGAATACTTTTAAACAAAATATCGAAGGTATAGATTTGATAGATAATGAAAACAAAATTATTGCTCAGGTTTCTTCTACAAGTACAAAACAAAAAATTGAAAAATCTTTAGAAAAAGAAATTTTTAATAATTATCCGGGGTATAGATTTTATTTTATATCAATTGCAAGAGAAGCGGAAAATTTAAGAAAAATGAAATATAAGAATCCAAATAATGTTTTATTTAATCCAAAAGAAGATATTATTGATGTAAAATCTATTTTAGATAATGTATTGAACATGCATATTGATAAACAAAAGGCATTTTTTGAATTTATAAAAAAAGAGTTGGGAGAGGAGCCGGATATATTTAAAGTCGATACAAATTTAGCTACAATTATAAATATTTTAGCCTCTGAAAAATTGAGTGAAATCGAGGAATATTCAGATAATAGCTTTGAGATTAATAGAAAAATAGAATTTAATTCTTTGGAAAGTGTTAGGGAAACAATTGATGATTATAAGATTTTTTATATTAAACTTGATGAAAAATATACTGAATTTGATAAAATAGGAGCAAATAAAAGTTTTTCAGTTTTACAGGCAATTAGGAAGCAATATGTATTGTTGCAGAATAAAGAAGAAATTTCAGAAATTATTTTTTTTAATATAATTGATAATGTGATAGATATTATATTAAAAAGCAACAATTATGTTGAGATTCCTTATGAAGAATTAGAAATGTGTGTTCAGATTTTAGTTGTTGATGCTTTTATAAGGTGTAAAATCTTTAAGAATCCGGAGGGATATAATCATGTTGTTACCAGATAA
- the cas1b gene encoding type I-B CRISPR-associated endonuclease Cas1b, whose amino-acid sequence MKRSYYLFSNGELKRRDNSLIIKNDKTSKYIPVEDVNQIYVFGEISFNSKLTNFLFQNNITVHFFNYYGYYSGSFYPRESLLSGDVHLKQAVSHLNFQKRLLIAKEFIDSASFNISRNLKYYNRKEVNLETQIKDIELLRNKLNKVNSIEELMGIEGNIRKIYYSTWNFFINQNINFHKREKHPPKNWINSLISFINSLIYTTTLTEIYHTHLDPTISFLHSPSERRFSLSLDISEIFKPIIGDRLIFSLLNKNMITHESFIEEFNHIILKDSSKKIILKEFDERLKQTIKHKKLNKKVSYRKLIRLECYKLEKHIIEEKKYEGFKIWW is encoded by the coding sequence ATGAAAAGATCTTATTATTTATTTTCTAACGGAGAATTAAAACGAAGAGATAATTCATTAATTATAAAAAACGACAAAACATCAAAATATATACCAGTAGAAGACGTAAATCAAATATATGTTTTTGGAGAAATATCCTTTAATTCAAAACTTACTAATTTTTTATTTCAAAATAACATAACTGTACATTTTTTCAATTATTACGGATATTATTCTGGCAGTTTTTATCCTAGAGAAAGTTTATTATCTGGAGATGTACACTTAAAACAAGCTGTTAGTCATTTAAATTTTCAAAAAAGATTATTAATTGCAAAAGAATTTATAGATTCTGCAAGTTTTAATATAAGTAGAAATTTAAAATATTACAATAGAAAAGAAGTTAATTTAGAAACACAAATAAAAGATATAGAACTATTAAGAAATAAATTAAACAAAGTTAATTCAATTGAAGAATTAATGGGAATAGAGGGTAATATAAGAAAAATATATTATTCTACTTGGAATTTTTTCATAAACCAAAATATAAACTTTCATAAAAGAGAAAAACACCCTCCAAAAAATTGGATAAATTCATTAATATCATTTATCAATTCTTTAATATATACTACAACTTTAACCGAAATATATCATACTCATTTAGATCCTACCATAAGTTTTTTACACTCTCCCTCCGAAAGAAGATTTAGCTTAAGTTTAGATATTTCAGAAATATTCAAACCTATTATAGGAGATAGATTAATATTTTCTTTATTAAATAAAAATATGATAACTCATGAATCTTTTATAGAAGAATTTAATCATATAATATTAAAAGATTCTTCAAAAAAAATTATATTGAAAGAATTTGATGAAAGATTAAAACAAACAATAAAACATAAAAAACTTAATAAAAAAGTATCATATAGAAAATTAATCAGACTAGAATGCTACAAATTAGAAAAACATATAATAGAAGAAAAAAAATATGAAGGTTTTAAAATATGGTGGTGA
- a CDS encoding cob(I)yrinic acid a,c-diamide adenosyltransferase yields MENKGLIHIYYGDGKGKTTAALGLAIRALGAGLSVGIVQFMKGYPYSEVSILENLDKIKLIQTGRPDYIYKGKETKKDVEEANRGIKEAKKMIYEEMRDLVILDEISVAIEYNLIKEIELLNIIDKKPENTELIITGRNPSKNILKKGDYLSEIKSIKHPYEKGILSRKGIDH; encoded by the coding sequence TTGGAAAATAAAGGCTTAATACATATTTATTATGGAGATGGAAAAGGTAAAACAACAGCAGCTTTAGGATTGGCTATAAGAGCATTAGGAGCTGGATTATCAGTTGGTATAGTTCAGTTTATGAAAGGCTATCCATACTCCGAAGTTTCAATATTAGAAAATTTAGACAAAATAAAATTGATCCAAACGGGAAGACCAGATTATATATATAAAGGTAAAGAAACTAAAAAAGATGTAGAAGAAGCAAACAGAGGAATAAAAGAAGCTAAAAAAATGATCTATGAAGAAATGAGAGATTTAGTTATACTCGACGAAATATCTGTGGCAATAGAATATAATCTAATAAAAGAAATAGAATTATTAAATATAATAGATAAAAAACCAGAAAATACAGAATTAATTATAACAGGTAGAAATCCATCAAAAAATATACTAAAAAAAGGAGATTATCTATCTGAAATTAAATCTATAAAACATCCATATGAAAAAGGAATACTTTCAAGAAAAGGAATAGACCATTAA
- a CDS encoding ABC-three component system middle component 6: MLLPDNIHPDLSIYYNGSILLMELKIKEKQKIIDLYQNVKNRVDMSFPIFILCLDWLYLIDAAKIDENGCVELCS, encoded by the coding sequence ATGTTGTTACCAGATAATATACATCCGGATCTTAGTATTTATTATAATGGTTCTATACTTTTAATGGAATTAAAAATTAAAGAAAAACAAAAAATAATAGATTTATATCAAAATGTAAAAAATAGGGTAGATATGTCTTTTCCAATTTTTATATTATGTTTGGACTGGTTATATTTAATTGATGCAGCAAAAATAGATGAAAATGGATGTGTGGAATTATGTTCATAA
- a CDS encoding STAS-like domain-containing protein, which translates to MKTIIVINYTKLCLSELSGNKIKNFVEEAYNNNEKTLFDFYGITKFATSFFNYVFGTYILKYGIEKYNSLIEVTNLTELGNELYSKSVENAIKQSKMNSDEKVRVENFFKDLEE; encoded by the coding sequence TTGAAAACGATAATTGTAATTAACTATACAAAATTATGCCTTTCAGAACTATCTGGTAATAAAATTAAAAATTTTGTTGAAGAAGCATACAATAATAATGAAAAAACTTTATTTGATTTTTATGGAATAACAAAGTTTGCAACAAGTTTTTTTAATTATGTTTTTGGAACATATATTTTGAAATACGGCATCGAAAAATATAATTCATTAATAGAAGTAACTAATTTAACAGAATTAGGTAATGAGTTATATAGTAAATCAGTGGAAAATGCAATAAAACAGTCAAAAATGAATTCCGATGAAAAAGTTCGAGTAGAAAACTTTTTCAAAGATTTAGAAGAGTAA